In the genome of Mixta calida, the window TTAGCTGTTGTAGAAGCCGTTTCTAATGAGAAAGCCCTGCCGCGCGAAAAAATCTTCGAGGCGCTGGAGAGCGCACTGGCCACTGCAACCAAGAAAAAATATGAGCAGGAAATCGACGTGCGCGTCAGCATCGATCGCAAAAGCGGCGATTTCGATACTTTCCGCCGCTGGCAGATCGTTGAAGAAGTAACGCAGCCGACGCGCGAAATCACGCTGGAAGCTGCCCGTTACGAAGATGAGACCGTCAATCTCGGCGATTTCGTTGAAGATCAGATTGAATCAGTAAAATTCGATCGTATCACTACGCAGACCGCTAAACAGGTTATCGTACAGAAAGTACGTGAAGCCGAGCGCGCGATGGTTGTCGATCAGTTCCGCGAGCAGGAAGGCGAAATCATCACCGGCGTGGTGAAAAAGGTTAACCGCGACAATATTACGCTCGACCTCGGCAACAATGCTGAAGCGGTGATCCTGCGTGAAGATATGTTGCCGCGTGAAAACTTCCGTCCAGGCGACCGTATCCGCGGCGTGCTGTATGCTGTACGCCCGGAAGCGCGCGGCGCTCAGCTGTTCGTCACCCGTTCCAAGCCGGAAATGCTGATCGAACTGTTCCGTATTGAAGTGCCGGAAATTGGTGAAGAAGTCATTGAGATCAAAGCAGCGGCCCGCGATCCGGGTTCACGCGCTAAAATTGCAGTGAAAACTAACGATAAGCGTATCGATCCTGTTGGCGCCTGTGTCGGCATGCGCGGCGCGCGCGTTCAGGCTGTTTCCAGCGAGCTGGGCGGCGAACGCATCGATATCGTACTGTGGGACGACAACCCGGCGCAGTTTGTGATTAACGCCATGGCGCCTGCCGATGTCGCCTCAATTGTGGTGGATGAAGATAATCACACCATGGATATCGCCGTAGAAGCTGGAAATCTGGCTCAGGCGATTGGCCGTAACGGCCAAAACGTACGTCTGGCTTCACAACTGAGCGGTTGGGAGCTGAACGTGATGACGGTCGATGATCTGCAGGCGAAACATCAGGCGGAAGCGCACGCCGCTATCGATGTCTTCACCAAACACCTGGACATCGATCAAGAGTTCGCCACCGTGCTGGTCGAAGAAGGCTTCTCCTCCCTGGAAGAGTTGGCGTATGTGCCGATGAACGAGTTGCTGGAAATTGAAGGCCTGGACGAAGAGACCGTAGAAGCACTGCGCGAACGTGCGAAAAATGCGTTGACCACCCTGGCGCTGGAGAAGGCTGAGAGCCTTGGCAACCGCGAACCTGCGGACGATCTGCTGAACCTTGAAGGTGTGGATCGCGCTCTGGCCAATAAACTGGCGGCAAGAGGTGTTTGCACGCTGGAAGATCTGGCTGAGCAGGGTGTCGACGATCTGACAGATATCGAAGGCCTTGATGACGAGAAGGCCGGCGCTTTGATTATGGCGGCGCGTAATATCTGCTGGTTCGGCGATGACGCGTAATAACAGGAAGGAACAGCATGACAGATGTAACCGTAAAATCGCTGGCCGCAGAGATACAGACTTCAGTGGAACGCCTGGTACAGCAGTTCGCTGATGCAGGGATCCGTAAGTCTGAAAATGACTCTGTGACCCAGCAAGAAAAAGAAACCTTACTGACGCACCTGAATCGCGATAATGGCAGCCCGTCAGGCAAATTAACGCTGCAGCGTAAAACGCGCAGTACCTTGAATATTCCTGGCACCGGGGGTAAAAGTAAGTCGGTGCAAATCGAAGTCCGCAAAAAGCGCACCTATGTAAAAGAGGATGCTGAGGCTGAAAAAGCTAAAGCTGAGGCAGAAGCGCAGGCGCAGCGTGAAGCGGAAGAACAGGCTCGTCGTGAGGCGGAAGAGAAAGCCAGGCGCGAAGCAGCGGAAAAAGCGAAGCGTGAAGCCGAAGAGCAAGCCAAACGCGAGGCCGCGGAAAAGGCTAAGCGCGAAGCAGCGGAAAATGAGAAAGTGAGCAACCAACAAACCGACGATATGACCCGGGCCGGCCAGTCTGATAAAGCCCGCCGTGAAGCCGAAGCCGCAGAGCTGAAGCGTAAAGTGGAAGAAGAAGCCCGCCGTAAGCTGGAAGAAGATGCGCGCCGTGTTGCTGAAGAAGCACGCAAACTGGCCGAGCAGAAAGCAGGCGACTGGGAAGTAAAACCAACCGAGAGCGATGACGCTGACTACCACGTCACCACGTCTCAACATGCCCGTCAGGCTGAAGATGAAAACGACCGTGAAGTTGAAGGCGGCCGTAGTCGTACTCGCACGGCAAAAGCACCGCGTGCACGTAGCAAAGGCAATAAGCATTCGGAAGCGAAAACCGATCGCGAAGAAGCCCGTGCGGCCATTCGTGGCGGTAAAGGCGGCAAGCATCGTAAAGGCAGCGCGCTGCAGCAGGGCTTTAACCGTCCGGCTCAGGCCGTTAACCGTGACGTCATCATTGGCGAAACCATCACCGTTGCGGAACTGGCTAACAAAATGGCGGTTAAAGGCTCACAGGTCATCAAAGCAATGATGAAAATGGGCGCCATGGCTACCATCAACCAGGTCATCGATCAGGAAACTGCCCAGCTGGTCGCGGAAGAGATGGGACATAAAGTGATCCTGCGCCGCGAGAACGAGCTGGAAGAAGCGGTAATGAGCGATCGTGATACCGGCGCTGCTGCTGAATCCCGTGCGCCTGTAGTTACTATCATGGGACACGTTGACCATGGTAAAACCTCGCTGCTGGACTATATTCGCTCTACTAAAATCGCCTCTGGCGAAGCGGGCGGCATTACCCAGCATATCGGTGCTTACCACGTTGAAACCGATAACGGCATGATCACCTTCCTCGACACCCCGGGCCACGCCGCGTTTACCGCGATGCGTGCGCGCGGCGCGCAGGCGACGGATATCGTGGTGCTAGTTGTTGCGGCGGACGACGGCGTGATGCCGCAGACCGTTGAAGCCGTTCAGCATGCGAAAGCGGCTGGCGTGCCGGTTGTGGTTGCCGTTAACAAGATCGATAAGCCTGACGCCGATCCGGATCGCGTGAAAAACGAACTGACTCAGTACGGCATCATTCCAGAAGAGTGGGGCGGCGAGAACATGTTCGTTAACGTTTCTGCGAAAGCAGGTACTGGCGTTGACGATCTGCTGAACGCGATTCTGCTGCAGTCTGAAGTACTTGAGCTTTCAGCAGTTCGCGCCGGCATGGCGAGCGGCGTGGTTATCGAATCCTTCCTGGATAAAGGTCGTGGTCCGGTGGCTACCGTTCTGGTGCGTGAAGGCACTCTGCATAAAGGCGACATCGTACTGTGCGGCTTTGAATATGGCCGTGTGCGCGCGATGCGTGACGAGATGGGTCATGAAGTCACCGAAGCGGGACCTTCCATTCCGGTTGAGATTCTGGGCCTTTCCGGCGTACCGGCGGCAGGTGATGAAGCGACCGTAGTTCGTGACGAGAAGAAAGCGCGTGAAGTTGCGCTGTATCGTCAGGGCAAGTTCCGCGAAGTCAAACTGGCGCGTCAGCAGAAATCGAAGCTGGAAAACATGTTCGCCAATATGAACGAAGGCGACGTGTCCGAACTGAACATCGTTCTGAAAGCCGACGTACAAGGTTCTGTCGAAGCGATTTCCGACTCCCTGCTGAAGCTGTCTACTGATGAAGTGAAAGTGAAGATCGTGGGTTCAGGCGTGGGTGGTATCACCGAAACCGACGCAACGCTGGCCGCGGCTTCCAACGCTATCATCCTGGGCTTCAACGTCCGTGCCGACGCTTCTGCGCGCCGTGTTATCGAAGCGGAAAGCCTGGACCTGCGCTACTACTCGGTCATCTATAATCTGATCGATGAAGTGAAGGC includes:
- the infB gene encoding translation initiation factor IF-2: MTDVTVKSLAAEIQTSVERLVQQFADAGIRKSENDSVTQQEKETLLTHLNRDNGSPSGKLTLQRKTRSTLNIPGTGGKSKSVQIEVRKKRTYVKEDAEAEKAKAEAEAQAQREAEEQARREAEEKARREAAEKAKREAEEQAKREAAEKAKREAAENEKVSNQQTDDMTRAGQSDKARREAEAAELKRKVEEEARRKLEEDARRVAEEARKLAEQKAGDWEVKPTESDDADYHVTTSQHARQAEDENDREVEGGRSRTRTAKAPRARSKGNKHSEAKTDREEARAAIRGGKGGKHRKGSALQQGFNRPAQAVNRDVIIGETITVAELANKMAVKGSQVIKAMMKMGAMATINQVIDQETAQLVAEEMGHKVILRRENELEEAVMSDRDTGAAAESRAPVVTIMGHVDHGKTSLLDYIRSTKIASGEAGGITQHIGAYHVETDNGMITFLDTPGHAAFTAMRARGAQATDIVVLVVAADDGVMPQTVEAVQHAKAAGVPVVVAVNKIDKPDADPDRVKNELTQYGIIPEEWGGENMFVNVSAKAGTGVDDLLNAILLQSEVLELSAVRAGMASGVVIESFLDKGRGPVATVLVREGTLHKGDIVLCGFEYGRVRAMRDEMGHEVTEAGPSIPVEILGLSGVPAAGDEATVVRDEKKAREVALYRQGKFREVKLARQQKSKLENMFANMNEGDVSELNIVLKADVQGSVEAISDSLLKLSTDEVKVKIVGSGVGGITETDATLAAASNAIILGFNVRADASARRVIEAESLDLRYYSVIYNLIDEVKAAMSGMLAPEYKQQIIGLAEVRDVFKSPKFGAIAGCMVTEGVVKRHNPIRVLRDNVVIYEGELESLRRFKDDVNEVRNGMECGIGVKNYNDVRTGDMIEVFEVIEIQRTIE
- the nusA gene encoding transcription termination factor NusA, with product MNKEILAVVEAVSNEKALPREKIFEALESALATATKKKYEQEIDVRVSIDRKSGDFDTFRRWQIVEEVTQPTREITLEAARYEDETVNLGDFVEDQIESVKFDRITTQTAKQVIVQKVREAERAMVVDQFREQEGEIITGVVKKVNRDNITLDLGNNAEAVILREDMLPRENFRPGDRIRGVLYAVRPEARGAQLFVTRSKPEMLIELFRIEVPEIGEEVIEIKAAARDPGSRAKIAVKTNDKRIDPVGACVGMRGARVQAVSSELGGERIDIVLWDDNPAQFVINAMAPADVASIVVDEDNHTMDIAVEAGNLAQAIGRNGQNVRLASQLSGWELNVMTVDDLQAKHQAEAHAAIDVFTKHLDIDQEFATVLVEEGFSSLEELAYVPMNELLEIEGLDEETVEALRERAKNALTTLALEKAESLGNREPADDLLNLEGVDRALANKLAARGVCTLEDLAEQGVDDLTDIEGLDDEKAGALIMAARNICWFGDDA